A window of the Chloroflexus sp. Y-396-1 genome harbors these coding sequences:
- a CDS encoding energy-coupling factor transporter transmembrane component T has protein sequence MPTLQLDPRANMVIALIWTVAMTMVESIAALILGLIPIIVIVYWCRQQQAFVRWLRMIVVIIAGWVIIAILTLDWQIALQIGLRILVLAGIFFVFLRTTSPEDLGGALQQIGVPFSITFLLTASLQYVGVMEHRIRQIIDAQRARGIPLEPGWHALRFYPALLIPLLAQSFIAAEHLAAAMEARGFSRLGRTQLVVYHWRYRDTIAVGVTLLAALLIWSQC, from the coding sequence ATGCCGACCCTACAGCTTGATCCACGGGCAAACATGGTGATCGCGCTAATCTGGACGGTCGCGATGACGATGGTTGAGAGTATTGCGGCCCTGATCTTGGGTCTGATCCCGATCATTGTCATCGTCTACTGGTGCAGACAACAGCAGGCGTTTGTGCGCTGGCTCCGCATGATTGTGGTGATAATCGCCGGTTGGGTAATAATTGCCATACTCACCCTGGATTGGCAGATAGCGTTGCAGATTGGCTTGCGGATTCTGGTGCTGGCAGGAATCTTTTTCGTATTCCTGCGCACCACTTCACCGGAAGACCTAGGTGGCGCGTTGCAGCAGATAGGTGTACCGTTTTCCATCACCTTCCTGCTCACCGCTTCCTTGCAGTACGTTGGTGTGATGGAACATCGTATTCGCCAGATTATCGATGCTCAACGGGCGAGGGGCATTCCACTTGAACCGGGGTGGCATGCGCTCCGTTTTTACCCAGCATTACTCATTCCACTCCTTGCCCAATCTTTCATTGCTGCCGAACACCTGGCGGCAGCTATGGAGGCACGAGGGTTCAGCCGATTGGGTCGTACTCAACTGGTTGTATATCACTGGCGTTATCGCGACACCATTGCGGTTGGGGTAACGTTACTGGCGGCACTTTTGATCTGGTCTCAATGTTGA